Genomic segment of Kingella negevensis:
CGGCAAAGGCGCAACCCAAGCTCCAGCCACGCAACACGATTTGTTAATCCACATTCAATCGCAAAACCACGACAGCAATTTCACACTCGCGCAAGACGTATTAGCCGCATTTGGCGCAGCGATTAGCGTGAAAACCGAAACCCACGGATTCCGCCGCCACGAAGACCGTGGTTTAGACGGTTTTGTTGATGGTACAGAAAATCCGCACGGCGATGAAAAAATCCTGTCCACTGCTTGCAACGAACACGGCGGCAGCTACGTTTTAATGCAACGCTATCGCCACGACTTGCCCAAATGGAACGCGTACAGCGTCGCCGAGCAAGAAGAAAGCGTGGCGCGTAGCAAAATCGCCAACGAAGAATTTAGCAAAGACATGCGCCACCCACGCTCGCACATCGCCCGAACCAATATCAAAGAAGACGGCAAAGGCTTGAAAATCGTGCGCCGCAGTTTGCCTTATGGCAATGTTTCAGGCGAACACGGTTTAGCGTTTATCGCTTATGCCGCGCGGTTGCACAATATTGAAGCACAGTTGCAGCATATGTTTGGCGACGTGGCAGACGGTTTGACCGATTTGCTGCTGGAACGCCTGACTACTGCCATTTCAGGCGCGTATTACTTCGCCCCAAGCAAAGAAACTTTGCTCGATTTGTAACCGTAGGTTGAGCATTTATGCCCAACATCGCAGCCTGAAAACCTAAATAAAATAAACTTCCTGCAAATCCAAAATATTGCCGTAGGTTGGCTTTCTAAGCCGACAATTTCCATTCACGCAGCCTGAAAAAATGTTGGCTCAGAGAACCAACCTACAACGGTTTTGCAGCACACGCAGCCTGAAACCCCATGTTCTACATCCGTCCCTCAAAACCCAGCGATTTAACCGCATTACACACCCTAGATGTCGCCACAAACTCCTCCGCATGGTCGCCCGTGTGGTGGCAAGCCACGCTCACTTCACGGCACGACACCGTTTTAGTCGCCACAAACGACAACGACAGCATTGTCGGTTTCATCGCATGGCAACATGTTACAGACGAATGGGAACTGCACCTCATCGCCACGCAGCCTGAATACCGTAAACAAGGCATCGCCAGCACATTGCTGCAAAAAATGTTTCAGGCTGCCACAAAACACAACACCAGCCGCATTCT
This window contains:
- the rimI gene encoding ribosomal protein S18-alanine N-acetyltransferase; translation: MFYIRPSKPSDLTALHTLDVATNSSAWSPVWWQATLTSRHDTVLVATNDNDSIVGFIAWQHVTDEWELHLIATQPEYRKQGIASTLLQKMFQAATKHNTSRILLEVRLSNQNAQQLYTQQGFSQIAVRPRYYRDGEDGVIMEKLC
- a CDS encoding Dyp-type peroxidase; translation: MKSILFNEHATHGIFMEADITQPENIAAASRAALDALAALQARYPEDKIGLTIAFGANFWGSLKHHVQAPELKNFPAYGKGATQAPATQHDLLIHIQSQNHDSNFTLAQDVLAAFGAAISVKTETHGFRRHEDRGLDGFVDGTENPHGDEKILSTACNEHGGSYVLMQRYRHDLPKWNAYSVAEQEESVARSKIANEEFSKDMRHPRSHIARTNIKEDGKGLKIVRRSLPYGNVSGEHGLAFIAYAARLHNIEAQLQHMFGDVADGLTDLLLERLTTAISGAYYFAPSKETLLDL